The Triticum dicoccoides isolate Atlit2015 ecotype Zavitan chromosome 6A, WEW_v2.0, whole genome shotgun sequence genome has a window encoding:
- the LOC119319519 gene encoding uncharacterized protein LOC119319519 isoform X1, whose amino-acid sequence MSRPASIYPAVLVEDVVPPSLKADVLAMVMGAAWAVAIDGRLRATVTAGRETVSARKTEAERSLCAGVCSGGVERSCSRRIAKGWRPPSPSQSPIICGLVDEDGVKDGCSTPGDRRWRANMGAGTKFTGGGNMTLFEPGRPILGPIAMSAKTRFLFQHDSWFRRQGRILTDLTIFIFIGAK is encoded by the exons ATGTCGCGTCCGGCGTCGATCTATCCCGCTGTGCTCGTTGAGGATGTGGTGCCGCCGTCCTTGAAGGCGGACGTCCTGGCCATGGTGATGGGGGCTGCGTGGGCCGTCGCCATTGATGGCAGGCTGCGCGCTACGGTGACGGCGGGCCGGGAGACGGTATCTGCGCGGAAGACGGAGGCTGAGCGGTCTCTGTGTGCTGGAGTTTGCTCCGGCGGCGTGGAGAGGAGCTGCAGCCGGCGCATCGCAAAGGGATGGAGGCCCCCTTCTCCCAGCCAGTCACCGATTATATGTGG TTTGGTCGACGAGGATGGCGTGAAAGATGGCTGCTCCACTCCGG GCGATCGGCGGTGGAGGGCCAATATGGGAGCGGGAACGAAGTTCACAGGCGGTGGTAACATGACCCTCTTCGAGCCAGGACGGCCCATCCTGGGTCCCATCGCCATGAGTGCTAAGACCCGATTTCTCTTCCAACACGACTCATGGTTCAGAAGGCAAGGACGTATATTGACTGATCTGACTATTTTCATTTTCATTGGCGCCAAGTAA
- the LOC119319519 gene encoding uncharacterized protein LOC119319519 isoform X2 → MSRPASIYPAVLVEDVVPPSLKADVLAMVMGAAWAVAIDGRLRATVTAGRETVSARKTEAERSLCAGVCSGGVERSCSRRIAKGWRPPSPSQSPIICGLVDEDGVKDGCSTPGMFDASIQNLCRCVPTSTVYMRSAVEGQYGSGNEVHRRW, encoded by the exons ATGTCGCGTCCGGCGTCGATCTATCCCGCTGTGCTCGTTGAGGATGTGGTGCCGCCGTCCTTGAAGGCGGACGTCCTGGCCATGGTGATGGGGGCTGCGTGGGCCGTCGCCATTGATGGCAGGCTGCGCGCTACGGTGACGGCGGGCCGGGAGACGGTATCTGCGCGGAAGACGGAGGCTGAGCGGTCTCTGTGTGCTGGAGTTTGCTCCGGCGGCGTGGAGAGGAGCTGCAGCCGGCGCATCGCAAAGGGATGGAGGCCCCCTTCTCCCAGCCAGTCACCGATTATATGTGG TTTGGTCGACGAGGATGGCGTGAAAGATGGCTGCTCCACTCCGGGTATGTTTGATGCGAGCATACAAAACCTTTGCCGTTGCGTCCCAACCTCTACTGTATATAT GCGATCGGCGGTGGAGGGCCAATATGGGAGCGGGAACGAAGTTCACAGGCGGTGGTAA